AGCCCCTTATTTAAAATACTAATAGCTTCTAGCTCACTTTTGTCTAGATATAGGCTTATAGCATAATCGTTGTATATTTCCCTAAAGTCTGCACCCAAGTCCAGTGAGTTTTCAAAAGCCATTATAGAATTTTGATATTGAGCTAGATTTTGATAAGCTACACCCAAATAATAGTAGGCATCAGCCCTTTTTACTTGTCCAAGGAGCTTAGTAAGGATTGTAACTGCTTCTTGATAATTACTTTTTCCTATAAAATATAAAGCCTCTTCTATTTCAGCATTATCATTTATTACAGAAATATTATTTCTGATTTCTTCTTTAGCATAGTCATCATCGGTTTTTGCTAATGCATTTTTATAATATGACCTTGCTTTTATATATTCACCTAAGTTTGCGTAGATATTTCCTAGCTCATAGTAGGATATTGCAAAATTCTCATCATAAGATAGGGTTTTTTGCAAAATCTCTAGGGCACTTCTTACAAAGCTATCCCTAAAATCACTGTCCTCGTCATAGGCCATAGGCCATAGGAGCCTAGCGTAAATATATGAGTTATAATTATTTTTTTCATCTATTATATAGCCAGCCCTTGCTAAAAGTGTAGCCTTGATTTTATCTTCCGACTCAATTTTCATAGCCTTAGCACCCGTATAGTCTCCTATATTTTTGATGTAAGACTCTATTATCTTTATATAGTTATCTTTAAATTTAAAATCAGGATCTATAGCAATATTTATTAGCATCCCCTCAAGTAGGATCTCTATATTTATTTCATTGCCAAAATCCCCTGATTTTATCCCATCTTTCATATCATCAAGATATATTGGAAGGGGTAGACCCTTAAGTTTCGAATAATTTTTATCATCCTTTAGATCAATATAGGCGAGTTTGTCTGTATATCTTATAAAATAAGAATCTAATTTTGTCATTAATATCCTCTCATGAA
This window of the Anaerococcus mediterraneensis genome carries:
- a CDS encoding lipopolysaccharide assembly protein LapB, coding for MTKLDSYFIRYTDKLAYIDLKDDKNYSKLKGLPLPIYLDDMKDGIKSGDFGNEINIEILLEGMLINIAIDPDFKFKDNYIKIIESYIKNIGDYTGAKAMKIESEDKIKATLLARAGYIIDEKNNYNSYIYARLLWPMAYDEDSDFRDSFVRSALEILQKTLSYDENFAISYYELGNIYANLGEYIKARSYYKNALAKTDDDYAKEEIRNNISVINDNAEIEEALYFIGKSNYQEAVTILTKLLGQVKRADAYYYLGVAYQNLAQYQNSIMAFENSLDLGADFREIYNDYAISLYLDKSELEAISILNKGLKKYPQDPRMTYNKIQINLVIGNTSQAKSDIEELLTYDDLSEEIKENLLILQKQYEIN